The Salvia miltiorrhiza cultivar Shanhuang (shh) unplaced genomic scaffold, IMPLAD_Smil_shh original_scaffold_405_1, whole genome shotgun sequence genome includes a region encoding these proteins:
- the LOC131004500 gene encoding uncharacterized protein LOC131004500: protein MLGSLDCMHWTWKNCPVAWKGQFTRGDHGVPKIMLEAVASQDLWIWHAFIGVAGSNNDINVLNQSTLFNDVLQGQAPSIPFTVNGTQYAHGYYLTDGIYPEWATFVKSFQHPQDPKRRKFKEMQEAARKDVERAFGVLQARRAMIRGPSHLWYKENITDIMYACIILHNMIIEDEGEMACQ, encoded by the coding sequence atgctcgggagtcttgattgtatgcactGGACATGGAAAAATTGCCCAGTAGCATGGAAAGGCCAATTCACCCGTGGCGATCATGGAGTCCCAAAAATTATGCTTGAGGCAGTTGCATCTCAAGATTTGTGGATCTGGCATGCTTTTATTGGAGTTGCAGGGTCAAACAATGATATAAACGTGCTTAATCAGTCTACACTATTCAACGACGTTCTACAAGGGCAAGCACCTTCCATCCCATTCACAGTAAATGGCACGCAATATGCCCATGGATACTACCTAACAGACGGTATATATCCTGAGTGGGCAACTTTTGTCAAGAGCTTCCAACATCCTCAAGATCCAAAAAGAAGGAAGTTCAAGGAAATGCAAGAAGCTGCGAGAAAGGATGTTGAACGCGCATTCGGGGTTCTCCAAGCTCGTAGGGCAATGATTAGAGGTCCGAGTCACCTCTGGTATAAAGAAAACATCACTGATATTATGTATGCTTGCATTATTTTacataatatgataattgaagaTGAAGGGGAAATGGCATGCCAATAG
- the LOC131004501 gene encoding uncharacterized protein LOC131004501, whose translation MSNPQIYPNNPMSQSAPSFQFSSQVHPSQGFQPYGYPQQWYPPLGFSPQGHPSQGFMFSDSSRRTSVDGSGTDGGTPSSGKAVQGLENINLSVEPSSDDDEDNTNMRRVFYSDAECEVLVQCYIDISINSVVGNEQKMDKMWKRIAKAYNENRPANTPSRKFKQLKAHFYKMQKQVKWFSECYNRIASIWKSSANDADIMEMAQTEYKQHHGTKGFKYVGVWRLLKEVPKFAEVQGTVQASNRTKNTEGGAYASSSTAEETPTSRPMGHKAAKRKVKGKGKKDYLDALREVAKEHETNAAKYLRIMEENTLIKNMNNF comes from the coding sequence ATGTCTAATCCTCAAATATATCCCAACAATCCCATGAGTCAATCAGCCCCTTCATTTCAATTTTCATCCCAAGTGCATCCATCTCAGGGATTTCAGCCATACGGATATCCTCAACAATGGTATCCCCCTCTAGGATTTTCCCCACAAGGACATCCTTCACAGGGGTTTATGTTTTCTGACTCTTCTAGGAGGACCAGTGTAGATGGGAGTGGTACTGATGGAGGCACACCATCTTCAGGAAAGGCAGTTCAAGGTTTGGAGAATATAAATCTCTCTGTTGAGCCTTCATCCGACGACGACGAAGATAATACCAACATGCGCCGGGTGTTTTATTCAGATGCGGAGTGTGAAGTTCTTGTGCAATGTTACATCGATATTAGCATCAATTCAGTTGTTGGAAACGAGCAAAAGATGGACAAAATGTGGAAACGCATTGCGAAAGCCTACAATGAAAATCGTCCTGCCAACACTCCAAGCAGAAAGTTTAAACAGTTGAAGGCTCATTTCTACAAGATGCAGAAACAGGTGAAATGGTTTTCTGAATGTTACAATAGGATTGCAAGCATCTGGAAAAGCAGTGCAAATGATGCTGATATTATGGAGATGGCACAAACAGAATACAAGCAGCATCACGGTACAAAAGGTTTTAAATATGTTGGAGTTTGGAGACTTTTGAAAGAAGTTCCCAAGTTTGCCGAGGTGCAAGGAACTGTTCAAGCATCCAACAGAACCAAAAATACAGAAGGAGGAGCCTACGCATCATCTTCTACAGCTGAAGAAACTCCCACGAGTCGCCCAATGGGGCATAAAGCGGCAAAGAGAAaggtgaaggggaaggggaaaaAAGATTACCTTGATGCACTGCGTGAAGTTGCAAAAGAGCATGAAACTAATGCAGCAAAATACCTACGTATAATGGAAGAAAATACGCTTATAAAAAACATGAACAACTTCTAA